One segment of Manihot esculenta cultivar AM560-2 chromosome 4, M.esculenta_v8, whole genome shotgun sequence DNA contains the following:
- the LOC110613884 gene encoding uncharacterized protein LOC110613884 isoform X5 — MQWQVKSRNKESATFFLAGDVHGMPQSHAQEMSFPVMKDDLAWNVNVNDFGQYHTLGDSVAAAANIHTTGLGNSQIERNNVTNGADVSSGLQMLKAGGEANDNEICRPWLIENQINHAGTMSLSGYIPSAGEFGMNISQMCTAGGEANGNNIPVPWVFGNQFIHAGTTPVLGHNEVNGELRINNSFMAGVAQSNNPEMLDGNFLTLGYESNVETGSKYNVSSEDNSQGTKQIVLSMLNTYSSQNFARNSLNSSSKLADDSSSFCKYDSGFIRRALNESDCKRIGHVQNDDGFSSLGQNANGMSHQVCNANVFSSPVQNVVASYHQAENKDRSSSQTQNVGWLSKPSGDGRVGTQLPLVDKQHHNHTPTSWNSGLGEKKKATFANTNPHTSFQGLRTKSLMPPNSNQVFLPDTGWFGVTESSPPSSWVRSTIQPASDQLRSPHVGSVRNFSSNPSVVLPFNGVTRSIGLQGQSAGHPVQANNASTAKAAKGQEIPAVNEPNQSSSVPSGPSLKRTASICPPSAPQPWCKKTRSIKPVSHPSASSLRRTGPPHVPLTSVDSLSSPIPQTVSSRPPLAPTSPHLPHLPRTSSPHHMKWQGRQGKHRTPQPSGRQCHICKRDLSFTPEGPIYQPEKPITAAVLPCGHHFHDSCLQRITPLNQAHDPPCIPCAIGD; from the exons ATGCAATGGCAAGTGAAAAGCCGAAACAAGGAG TCTGCTACTTTTTTTCTAGCTGGGGATGTGCATGGAATGCCTCAATCTCATGCACAGGAAATGTCATTTCCTGTGATGAAGGATG ATTTGGCATGGAATGTGAATGTGAATGATTTTGGTCAATACCATACTCTTGGGGATTCCGTCGCTGCTGCTGCTAATATCCACACCACTGGTCTTGGCAATTCTCAAATTGAGAGAAATAATGTAACCAATGGAGCTGATGTGAGCAGTGGCTTACAAATGTTGAAAGCTGGTGGGGAGGCAAATGATAATGAAATTTGTAGGCCTTGGCTAATTGAAAATCAAATCAACCATGCAGGTACTATGTCTTTATCAGGCTATATCCCATCTGCTGGAGAATTCGGAATGAACATTTCACAGATGTGCACAGCTGGTGGAGAAGCAAATGGTAATAATATTCCTGTGCCTTGGGTATTTGGAAATCAATTCATCCATGCAGGTACTACACCTGTCTTAGGCCATAATGAAGTTAACGGAGAATTGAGAATTAATAACAGTTTTATGGCAGGTGTAGCTCAATCGAATAATCCTGAAATGCTTGATGGGAATTTTCTTACTCTTGGATATGAATCTAATGTGGAGACTGGATCTAAATATAATGTCTCCAGCGAAGACAACAGTCAGGGCACTAAACAGATTGTTCTATCCATGTTAAACACTTATTCTAGTCAAAATTTTGCCAGAAATTCTTTGAATTCTAGCTCTAAATTGGCTGATGATTCTTCTAGTTTCTGTAAGTATGACAGTGGATTTATTAGACGAGCACTGAATGAGAGTGACTGTAAAAGAATAGGCCATGTACAGAATGATGATGGTTTTTCTAGTTTAGGGCAGAATGCAAATGGGATGTCTCATCAAGTATGCAATGCTAATGTATTTTCTAGCCCGGTGCAGAATGTGGTTGCATCTTATCATCAAGCTGAGAACAAAGATAGATCTTCCAGTCAAACACAGAATGTAGGTTGGCTTTCTAAACCATCTGGGGATGGGAGAGTTGGGACCCAGTTGCCACTGGTAGATAAGCAACATCATAATCATACCCCAACCAGCTGGAACTCAGGACttggagagaaaaagaaagcgaCATTTGCAAATACAAATCCTCACACAAGCTTTCAAGGTCTTCGAACTAAATCATTAATGCCACCTAATAGCAACCAAGTTTTCTTACCTGACACTGGATGGTTTGGGGTGACTGAGTCGTCACCACCATCTTCTTGGGTTAGGAGTACTATTCAACCTGCTTCTGATCAGCTACGGAGTCCTCATGTAGGATCTGTCAGGAACTTCTCATCCAACCCTTCTGTGGTTTTGCCCTTTAATGGGGTCACAAGAAGCATTGGCTTGCAGGGTCAATCAG CAGGTCATCCTGTTCAAGCTAATAACGCTTCTACAGCTAAAGCTGCTAAAG GTCAAGAAATTCCAGCAGTTAATGAGCCTAACCAGTCTTCCAGTGTCCCTTCTGGACCATCACTTAAGAGGACTGCATCCATATGCCCTCCCAGTGCTCCTCAGCCTTGGTGCAAAAAGACCAGATCAATTAAACCTGTCAGCCATCCGTCCGCTTCATCATTGCGCCGAACTGGTCCACCACATGTACCTTTAACTTCAGTTGATTCCTTAAGCTCACCCATTCCCCAGACTGTTTCCAGTCGCCCTCCTCTAGCCCCCACTTCTCCTCATCTTCCACACTTGCCCAGAACTTCTTCACCTCACCATATGAAGTGGCAAGGAAGGCAAG GAAAACATAGAACTCCTCAACCAAGTGGAAGACAATGTCATATATGCAAGAGGGATCTCTCATTCACACCGGAAGGTCCCATCTACCAACCAGAGAAACCAATAACTGCTGCTGTCTTGCCATGTGGCCACCACTTTCATGATTCTTGCTTGCAGCGCATCACACCTCTGAACCAAGCTCATGATCCTCCATGTATCCCATGTGCCATTGGTGACTAG
- the LOC110613884 gene encoding uncharacterized protein LOC110613884 isoform X4, whose product MASEKPKQGGKSPMSSSFPQSNEELAPFHLQDGADNLAGIIDNMVQSATFFLAGDVHGMPQSHAQEMSFPVMKDDLAWNVNVNDFGQYHTLGDSVAAAANIHTTGLGNSQIERNNVTNGADVSSGLQMLKAGGEANDNEICRPWLIENQINHAGTMSLSGYIPSAGEFGMNISQMCTAGGEANGNNIPVPWVFGNQFIHAGVAQSNNPEMLDGNFLTLGYESNVETGSKYNVSSEDNSQGTKQIVLSMLNTYSSQNFARNSLNSSSKLADDSSSFCKYDSGFIRRALNESDCKRIGHVQNDDGFSSLGQNANGMSHQVCNANVFSSPVQNVVASYHQAENKDRSSSQTQNVGWLSKPSGDGRVGTQLPLVDKQHHNHTPTSWNSGLGEKKKATFANTNPHTSFQGLRTKSLMPPNSNQVFLPDTGWFGVTESSPPSSWVRSTIQPASDQLRSPHVGSVRNFSSNPSVVLPFNGVTRSIGLQGQSAGHPVQANNASTAKAAKGQEIPAVNEPNQSSSVPSGPSLKRTASICPPSAPQPWCKKTRSIKPVSHPSASSLRRTGPPHVPLTSVDSLSSPIPQTVSSRPPLAPTSPHLPHLPRTSSPHHMKWQGRQGKHRTPQPSGRQCHICKRDLSFTPEGPIYQPEKPITAAVLPCGHHFHDSCLQRITPLNQAHDPPCIPCAIGD is encoded by the exons ATGGCAAGTGAAAAGCCGAAACAAGGAGGTAAATCACCAATGTCTTCTTCCTTCCCCCAAAGCAATGAAGAGCTTGCACCCTTTCATCTACAGGATGGAGCTGATAATCTTGCTGGTATTATTGATAATATGGTGCAGTCTGCTACTTTTTTTCTAGCTGGGGATGTGCATGGAATGCCTCAATCTCATGCACAGGAAATGTCATTTCCTGTGATGAAGGATG ATTTGGCATGGAATGTGAATGTGAATGATTTTGGTCAATACCATACTCTTGGGGATTCCGTCGCTGCTGCTGCTAATATCCACACCACTGGTCTTGGCAATTCTCAAATTGAGAGAAATAATGTAACCAATGGAGCTGATGTGAGCAGTGGCTTACAAATGTTGAAAGCTGGTGGGGAGGCAAATGATAATGAAATTTGTAGGCCTTGGCTAATTGAAAATCAAATCAACCATGCAGGTACTATGTCTTTATCAGGCTATATCCCATCTGCTGGAGAATTCGGAATGAACATTTCACAGATGTGCACAGCTGGTGGAGAAGCAAATGGTAATAATATTCCTGTGCCTTGGGTATTTGGAAATCAATTCATCCATGCAG GTGTAGCTCAATCGAATAATCCTGAAATGCTTGATGGGAATTTTCTTACTCTTGGATATGAATCTAATGTGGAGACTGGATCTAAATATAATGTCTCCAGCGAAGACAACAGTCAGGGCACTAAACAGATTGTTCTATCCATGTTAAACACTTATTCTAGTCAAAATTTTGCCAGAAATTCTTTGAATTCTAGCTCTAAATTGGCTGATGATTCTTCTAGTTTCTGTAAGTATGACAGTGGATTTATTAGACGAGCACTGAATGAGAGTGACTGTAAAAGAATAGGCCATGTACAGAATGATGATGGTTTTTCTAGTTTAGGGCAGAATGCAAATGGGATGTCTCATCAAGTATGCAATGCTAATGTATTTTCTAGCCCGGTGCAGAATGTGGTTGCATCTTATCATCAAGCTGAGAACAAAGATAGATCTTCCAGTCAAACACAGAATGTAGGTTGGCTTTCTAAACCATCTGGGGATGGGAGAGTTGGGACCCAGTTGCCACTGGTAGATAAGCAACATCATAATCATACCCCAACCAGCTGGAACTCAGGACttggagagaaaaagaaagcgaCATTTGCAAATACAAATCCTCACACAAGCTTTCAAGGTCTTCGAACTAAATCATTAATGCCACCTAATAGCAACCAAGTTTTCTTACCTGACACTGGATGGTTTGGGGTGACTGAGTCGTCACCACCATCTTCTTGGGTTAGGAGTACTATTCAACCTGCTTCTGATCAGCTACGGAGTCCTCATGTAGGATCTGTCAGGAACTTCTCATCCAACCCTTCTGTGGTTTTGCCCTTTAATGGGGTCACAAGAAGCATTGGCTTGCAGGGTCAATCAG CAGGTCATCCTGTTCAAGCTAATAACGCTTCTACAGCTAAAGCTGCTAAAG GTCAAGAAATTCCAGCAGTTAATGAGCCTAACCAGTCTTCCAGTGTCCCTTCTGGACCATCACTTAAGAGGACTGCATCCATATGCCCTCCCAGTGCTCCTCAGCCTTGGTGCAAAAAGACCAGATCAATTAAACCTGTCAGCCATCCGTCCGCTTCATCATTGCGCCGAACTGGTCCACCACATGTACCTTTAACTTCAGTTGATTCCTTAAGCTCACCCATTCCCCAGACTGTTTCCAGTCGCCCTCCTCTAGCCCCCACTTCTCCTCATCTTCCACACTTGCCCAGAACTTCTTCACCTCACCATATGAAGTGGCAAGGAAGGCAAG GAAAACATAGAACTCCTCAACCAAGTGGAAGACAATGTCATATATGCAAGAGGGATCTCTCATTCACACCGGAAGGTCCCATCTACCAACCAGAGAAACCAATAACTGCTGCTGTCTTGCCATGTGGCCACCACTTTCATGATTCTTGCTTGCAGCGCATCACACCTCTGAACCAAGCTCATGATCCTCCATGTATCCCATGTGCCATTGGTGACTAG
- the LOC110613884 gene encoding uncharacterized protein LOC110613884 isoform X1: protein MASEKPKQGGKSPMSSSFPQSNEELAPFHLQDGADNLAGIIDNMVQSATFFLAGDVHGMPQSHAQEMSFPVMKDDLAWNVNVNDFGQYHTLGDSVAAAANIHTTGLGNSQIERNNVTNGADVSSGLQMLKAGGEANDNEICRPWLIENQINHAGTMSLSGYIPSAGEFGMNISQMCTAGGEANGNNIPVPWVFGNQFIHAGTTPVLGHNEVNGELRINNSFMAGVAQSNNPEMLDGNFLTLGYESNVETGSKYNVSSEDNSQGTKQIVLSMLNTYSSQNFARNSLNSSSKLADDSSSFCKYDSGFIRRALNESDCKRIGHVQNDDGFSSLGQNANGMSHQVCNANVFSSPVQNVVASYHQAENKDRSSSQTQNVGWLSKPSGDGRVGTQLPLVDKQHHNHTPTSWNSGLGEKKKATFANTNPHTSFQGLRTKSLMPPNSNQVFLPDTGWFGVTESSPPSSWVRSTIQPASDQLRSPHVGSVRNFSSNPSVVLPFNGVTRSIGLQGQSAGHPVQANNASTAKAAKGQEIPAVNEPNQSSSVPSGPSLKRTASICPPSAPQPWCKKTRSIKPVSHPSASSLRRTGPPHVPLTSVDSLSSPIPQTVSSRPPLAPTSPHLPHLPRTSSPHHMKWQGRQGKHRTPQPSGRQCHICKRDLSFTPEGPIYQPEKPITAAVLPCGHHFHDSCLQRITPLNQAHDPPCIPCAIGD from the exons ATGGCAAGTGAAAAGCCGAAACAAGGAGGTAAATCACCAATGTCTTCTTCCTTCCCCCAAAGCAATGAAGAGCTTGCACCCTTTCATCTACAGGATGGAGCTGATAATCTTGCTGGTATTATTGATAATATGGTGCAGTCTGCTACTTTTTTTCTAGCTGGGGATGTGCATGGAATGCCTCAATCTCATGCACAGGAAATGTCATTTCCTGTGATGAAGGATG ATTTGGCATGGAATGTGAATGTGAATGATTTTGGTCAATACCATACTCTTGGGGATTCCGTCGCTGCTGCTGCTAATATCCACACCACTGGTCTTGGCAATTCTCAAATTGAGAGAAATAATGTAACCAATGGAGCTGATGTGAGCAGTGGCTTACAAATGTTGAAAGCTGGTGGGGAGGCAAATGATAATGAAATTTGTAGGCCTTGGCTAATTGAAAATCAAATCAACCATGCAGGTACTATGTCTTTATCAGGCTATATCCCATCTGCTGGAGAATTCGGAATGAACATTTCACAGATGTGCACAGCTGGTGGAGAAGCAAATGGTAATAATATTCCTGTGCCTTGGGTATTTGGAAATCAATTCATCCATGCAGGTACTACACCTGTCTTAGGCCATAATGAAGTTAACGGAGAATTGAGAATTAATAACAGTTTTATGGCAGGTGTAGCTCAATCGAATAATCCTGAAATGCTTGATGGGAATTTTCTTACTCTTGGATATGAATCTAATGTGGAGACTGGATCTAAATATAATGTCTCCAGCGAAGACAACAGTCAGGGCACTAAACAGATTGTTCTATCCATGTTAAACACTTATTCTAGTCAAAATTTTGCCAGAAATTCTTTGAATTCTAGCTCTAAATTGGCTGATGATTCTTCTAGTTTCTGTAAGTATGACAGTGGATTTATTAGACGAGCACTGAATGAGAGTGACTGTAAAAGAATAGGCCATGTACAGAATGATGATGGTTTTTCTAGTTTAGGGCAGAATGCAAATGGGATGTCTCATCAAGTATGCAATGCTAATGTATTTTCTAGCCCGGTGCAGAATGTGGTTGCATCTTATCATCAAGCTGAGAACAAAGATAGATCTTCCAGTCAAACACAGAATGTAGGTTGGCTTTCTAAACCATCTGGGGATGGGAGAGTTGGGACCCAGTTGCCACTGGTAGATAAGCAACATCATAATCATACCCCAACCAGCTGGAACTCAGGACttggagagaaaaagaaagcgaCATTTGCAAATACAAATCCTCACACAAGCTTTCAAGGTCTTCGAACTAAATCATTAATGCCACCTAATAGCAACCAAGTTTTCTTACCTGACACTGGATGGTTTGGGGTGACTGAGTCGTCACCACCATCTTCTTGGGTTAGGAGTACTATTCAACCTGCTTCTGATCAGCTACGGAGTCCTCATGTAGGATCTGTCAGGAACTTCTCATCCAACCCTTCTGTGGTTTTGCCCTTTAATGGGGTCACAAGAAGCATTGGCTTGCAGGGTCAATCAG CAGGTCATCCTGTTCAAGCTAATAACGCTTCTACAGCTAAAGCTGCTAAAG GTCAAGAAATTCCAGCAGTTAATGAGCCTAACCAGTCTTCCAGTGTCCCTTCTGGACCATCACTTAAGAGGACTGCATCCATATGCCCTCCCAGTGCTCCTCAGCCTTGGTGCAAAAAGACCAGATCAATTAAACCTGTCAGCCATCCGTCCGCTTCATCATTGCGCCGAACTGGTCCACCACATGTACCTTTAACTTCAGTTGATTCCTTAAGCTCACCCATTCCCCAGACTGTTTCCAGTCGCCCTCCTCTAGCCCCCACTTCTCCTCATCTTCCACACTTGCCCAGAACTTCTTCACCTCACCATATGAAGTGGCAAGGAAGGCAAG GAAAACATAGAACTCCTCAACCAAGTGGAAGACAATGTCATATATGCAAGAGGGATCTCTCATTCACACCGGAAGGTCCCATCTACCAACCAGAGAAACCAATAACTGCTGCTGTCTTGCCATGTGGCCACCACTTTCATGATTCTTGCTTGCAGCGCATCACACCTCTGAACCAAGCTCATGATCCTCCATGTATCCCATGTGCCATTGGTGACTAG
- the LOC110613884 gene encoding uncharacterized protein LOC110613884 isoform X8 translates to MASEKPKQGGKSPMSSSFPQSNEELAPFHLQDGADNLAGIIDNMVQSATFFLAGDVHGMPQSHAQEMSFPVMKDDLAWNVNVNDFGQYHTLGDSVAAAANIHTTGLGNSQIERNNVTNGADVSSGLQMLKAGGEANDNEICRPWLIENQINHAGTMSLSGYIPSAGEFGMNISQMCTAGGEANGNNIPVPWVFGNQFIHAGTTPVLGHNEVNGELRINNSFMAGVAQSNNPEMLDGNFLTLGYESNVETGSKYNVSSEDNSQGTKQIVLSMLNTYSSQNFARNSLNSSSKLADDSSSFCKYDSGFIRRALNESDCKRIGHVQNDDGFSSLGQNANGMSHQVCNANVFSSPVQNVVASYHQAENKDRSSSQTQNVGWLSKPSGDGRVGTQLPLVDKQHHNHTPTSWNSGLGEKKKATFANTNPHTSFQGLRTKSLMPPNSNQVFLPDTGWFGVTESSPPSSWVRSTIQPASDQLRSPHVGSVRNFSSNPSVVLPFNGVTRSIGLQGQSGHPVQANNASTAKAAKGDLFSKSIRIQPANEGISHIFYQHHMSAMCVHATLCASLG, encoded by the exons ATGGCAAGTGAAAAGCCGAAACAAGGAGGTAAATCACCAATGTCTTCTTCCTTCCCCCAAAGCAATGAAGAGCTTGCACCCTTTCATCTACAGGATGGAGCTGATAATCTTGCTGGTATTATTGATAATATGGTGCAGTCTGCTACTTTTTTTCTAGCTGGGGATGTGCATGGAATGCCTCAATCTCATGCACAGGAAATGTCATTTCCTGTGATGAAGGATG ATTTGGCATGGAATGTGAATGTGAATGATTTTGGTCAATACCATACTCTTGGGGATTCCGTCGCTGCTGCTGCTAATATCCACACCACTGGTCTTGGCAATTCTCAAATTGAGAGAAATAATGTAACCAATGGAGCTGATGTGAGCAGTGGCTTACAAATGTTGAAAGCTGGTGGGGAGGCAAATGATAATGAAATTTGTAGGCCTTGGCTAATTGAAAATCAAATCAACCATGCAGGTACTATGTCTTTATCAGGCTATATCCCATCTGCTGGAGAATTCGGAATGAACATTTCACAGATGTGCACAGCTGGTGGAGAAGCAAATGGTAATAATATTCCTGTGCCTTGGGTATTTGGAAATCAATTCATCCATGCAGGTACTACACCTGTCTTAGGCCATAATGAAGTTAACGGAGAATTGAGAATTAATAACAGTTTTATGGCAGGTGTAGCTCAATCGAATAATCCTGAAATGCTTGATGGGAATTTTCTTACTCTTGGATATGAATCTAATGTGGAGACTGGATCTAAATATAATGTCTCCAGCGAAGACAACAGTCAGGGCACTAAACAGATTGTTCTATCCATGTTAAACACTTATTCTAGTCAAAATTTTGCCAGAAATTCTTTGAATTCTAGCTCTAAATTGGCTGATGATTCTTCTAGTTTCTGTAAGTATGACAGTGGATTTATTAGACGAGCACTGAATGAGAGTGACTGTAAAAGAATAGGCCATGTACAGAATGATGATGGTTTTTCTAGTTTAGGGCAGAATGCAAATGGGATGTCTCATCAAGTATGCAATGCTAATGTATTTTCTAGCCCGGTGCAGAATGTGGTTGCATCTTATCATCAAGCTGAGAACAAAGATAGATCTTCCAGTCAAACACAGAATGTAGGTTGGCTTTCTAAACCATCTGGGGATGGGAGAGTTGGGACCCAGTTGCCACTGGTAGATAAGCAACATCATAATCATACCCCAACCAGCTGGAACTCAGGACttggagagaaaaagaaagcgaCATTTGCAAATACAAATCCTCACACAAGCTTTCAAGGTCTTCGAACTAAATCATTAATGCCACCTAATAGCAACCAAGTTTTCTTACCTGACACTGGATGGTTTGGGGTGACTGAGTCGTCACCACCATCTTCTTGGGTTAGGAGTACTATTCAACCTGCTTCTGATCAGCTACGGAGTCCTCATGTAGGATCTGTCAGGAACTTCTCATCCAACCCTTCTGTGGTTTTGCCCTTTAATGGGGTCACAAGAAGCATTGGCTTGCAGGGTCAATCAG GTCATCCTGTTCAAGCTAATAACGCTTCTACAGCTAAAGCTGCTAAAGGTGATCTGTTTTCCAAGAGTATTAGAATTCAGCCAGCTAATGAAGGCATCTCCCATATATTTTACCAGCATCACATGTCTGCTATGTGTGTGCATGCGACTTTGTGTGCATCACTAGGCTAA
- the LOC110613884 gene encoding uncharacterized protein LOC110613884 isoform X2 has product MASEKPKQGGKSPMSSSFPQSNEELAPFHLQDGADNLAGIIDNMVQSATFFLAGDVHGMPQSHAQEMSFPVMKDDLAWNVNVNDFGQYHTLGDSVAAAANIHTTGLGNSQIERNNVTNGADVSSGLQMLKAGGEANDNEICRPWLIENQINHAGTMSLSGYIPSAGEFGMNISQMCTAGGEANGNNIPVPWVFGNQFIHAGTTPVLGHNEVNGELRINNSFMAGVAQSNNPEMLDGNFLTLGYESNVETGSKYNVSSEDNSQGTKQIVLSMLNTYSSQNFARNSLNSSSKLADDSSSFCKYDSGFIRRALNESDCKRIGHVQNDDGFSSLGQNANGMSHQVCNANVFSSPVQNVVASYHQAENKDRSSSQTQNVGWLSKPSGDGRVGTQLPLVDKQHHNHTPTSWNSGLGEKKKATFANTNPHTSFQGLRTKSLMPPNSNQVFLPDTGWFGVTESSPPSSWVRSTIQPASDQLRSPHVGSVRNFSSNPSVVLPFNGVTRSIGLQGQSGHPVQANNASTAKAAKGQEIPAVNEPNQSSSVPSGPSLKRTASICPPSAPQPWCKKTRSIKPVSHPSASSLRRTGPPHVPLTSVDSLSSPIPQTVSSRPPLAPTSPHLPHLPRTSSPHHMKWQGRQGKHRTPQPSGRQCHICKRDLSFTPEGPIYQPEKPITAAVLPCGHHFHDSCLQRITPLNQAHDPPCIPCAIGD; this is encoded by the exons ATGGCAAGTGAAAAGCCGAAACAAGGAGGTAAATCACCAATGTCTTCTTCCTTCCCCCAAAGCAATGAAGAGCTTGCACCCTTTCATCTACAGGATGGAGCTGATAATCTTGCTGGTATTATTGATAATATGGTGCAGTCTGCTACTTTTTTTCTAGCTGGGGATGTGCATGGAATGCCTCAATCTCATGCACAGGAAATGTCATTTCCTGTGATGAAGGATG ATTTGGCATGGAATGTGAATGTGAATGATTTTGGTCAATACCATACTCTTGGGGATTCCGTCGCTGCTGCTGCTAATATCCACACCACTGGTCTTGGCAATTCTCAAATTGAGAGAAATAATGTAACCAATGGAGCTGATGTGAGCAGTGGCTTACAAATGTTGAAAGCTGGTGGGGAGGCAAATGATAATGAAATTTGTAGGCCTTGGCTAATTGAAAATCAAATCAACCATGCAGGTACTATGTCTTTATCAGGCTATATCCCATCTGCTGGAGAATTCGGAATGAACATTTCACAGATGTGCACAGCTGGTGGAGAAGCAAATGGTAATAATATTCCTGTGCCTTGGGTATTTGGAAATCAATTCATCCATGCAGGTACTACACCTGTCTTAGGCCATAATGAAGTTAACGGAGAATTGAGAATTAATAACAGTTTTATGGCAGGTGTAGCTCAATCGAATAATCCTGAAATGCTTGATGGGAATTTTCTTACTCTTGGATATGAATCTAATGTGGAGACTGGATCTAAATATAATGTCTCCAGCGAAGACAACAGTCAGGGCACTAAACAGATTGTTCTATCCATGTTAAACACTTATTCTAGTCAAAATTTTGCCAGAAATTCTTTGAATTCTAGCTCTAAATTGGCTGATGATTCTTCTAGTTTCTGTAAGTATGACAGTGGATTTATTAGACGAGCACTGAATGAGAGTGACTGTAAAAGAATAGGCCATGTACAGAATGATGATGGTTTTTCTAGTTTAGGGCAGAATGCAAATGGGATGTCTCATCAAGTATGCAATGCTAATGTATTTTCTAGCCCGGTGCAGAATGTGGTTGCATCTTATCATCAAGCTGAGAACAAAGATAGATCTTCCAGTCAAACACAGAATGTAGGTTGGCTTTCTAAACCATCTGGGGATGGGAGAGTTGGGACCCAGTTGCCACTGGTAGATAAGCAACATCATAATCATACCCCAACCAGCTGGAACTCAGGACttggagagaaaaagaaagcgaCATTTGCAAATACAAATCCTCACACAAGCTTTCAAGGTCTTCGAACTAAATCATTAATGCCACCTAATAGCAACCAAGTTTTCTTACCTGACACTGGATGGTTTGGGGTGACTGAGTCGTCACCACCATCTTCTTGGGTTAGGAGTACTATTCAACCTGCTTCTGATCAGCTACGGAGTCCTCATGTAGGATCTGTCAGGAACTTCTCATCCAACCCTTCTGTGGTTTTGCCCTTTAATGGGGTCACAAGAAGCATTGGCTTGCAGGGTCAATCAG GTCATCCTGTTCAAGCTAATAACGCTTCTACAGCTAAAGCTGCTAAAG GTCAAGAAATTCCAGCAGTTAATGAGCCTAACCAGTCTTCCAGTGTCCCTTCTGGACCATCACTTAAGAGGACTGCATCCATATGCCCTCCCAGTGCTCCTCAGCCTTGGTGCAAAAAGACCAGATCAATTAAACCTGTCAGCCATCCGTCCGCTTCATCATTGCGCCGAACTGGTCCACCACATGTACCTTTAACTTCAGTTGATTCCTTAAGCTCACCCATTCCCCAGACTGTTTCCAGTCGCCCTCCTCTAGCCCCCACTTCTCCTCATCTTCCACACTTGCCCAGAACTTCTTCACCTCACCATATGAAGTGGCAAGGAAGGCAAG GAAAACATAGAACTCCTCAACCAAGTGGAAGACAATGTCATATATGCAAGAGGGATCTCTCATTCACACCGGAAGGTCCCATCTACCAACCAGAGAAACCAATAACTGCTGCTGTCTTGCCATGTGGCCACCACTTTCATGATTCTTGCTTGCAGCGCATCACACCTCTGAACCAAGCTCATGATCCTCCATGTATCCCATGTGCCATTGGTGACTAG